In Bacteroides cellulosilyticus, the genomic stretch GCATATTTCAGACAAAAGTCCGTAAATATCATGTCGCAGTTACTGTTGAATGAGGCTTCCATTTTTTCCGGGTCGGAGACGATACTGGAGAAGCTCATCTTCAGCACAAGATACTTGTTGCGGTCCGGGGTAGGATGTTTTCCCACGTATAAGTTGCCAAACAGTTCATCGAACTGTTTTTCTGCCTTACAATCATAATAGCATTCCAGCATATTGAGGAAAAGACTCTTTCCGAAACGGCGGGGGCGGACGAAAAAGAAGAAACGGGCAGTCTGTTCTATCTGTCTGATATATTCCGTCTTATCGACATAATAATAGTTATTACGGATAATTGCTGGAAAGTCTGTCATCCCGTAAGGGATCAGCTTGGTGGAATTTGCCTGATTCATGATAGAGTTTTTTTAGAATATTTCTGAACGAAGATAGAGAGTTTTCCCGAAACGGACAAGAAGAATTACGAAAATGCTGTGTAAAAGCACTTTTCATGTTTGATTTAGAACATTGGCGGATAAAATGCATCTTTGATATGCTCTATTTTAAATGCATTAGCTTCACCGACAACGGTAATGATATCAAAGCGGACAGGGGCATCAATACTGAAATGTTTGATGTAAGCATCAGCGGCTACTACAATATGGCGTACTTTCTGCCAGTTAACGGCATCTTGCGGTTCGATGTATTCTGTATTGCTGCGGGTTTTTACCTCCACCACGATTAATTGTCCATCCTTGACTGCCACAATGTCCAGCTCAAGACGATTTTTCCGCCAATTACGGTGACAGATAGTGTATCCGTTACATTCCAGATACGCCACTGCGGTGTCTTCTCCGGCCTTTCCGAGAGCATTGTGTGCTGCCATACCTGTATTCGTCTTTATTTTTAGCTGTTTCTATGCAAAAATACGTTTTTTCTGCTTTGTATTTACAGAAGTAAAACTAATTTTGCAGGAAATATGAGAAAGAGAGATAAAACGTGTGTGAAAGCAACACCTGAAGAGCCCAAACGCGAACAGCGCATTGTTTGCCTGATGAGCGAGGAAGAGCTACGGATTGTAGACCGTTATCTGGAAAAATACAAGATAACGAATAAATCGCGGTGGCTGCGGGAGACTATTCTCATGTTTATCCATAAGAATATGGAAGAAGATTATCCGACCCTTTTCGGTGAGCATGATATGAGACGATAAAGAGAATTCTTTAATTCTAATTAAATTGAAGCGGATGGACGATAACTATTATATGAAACAGGCGTTGATTGAAGCACGTAAGGCTTCCGAAAGGGGAGAAGTGCCCGTTGGCGCAGTCGTTGTATGCAAAGACCGTATTATAGCTCGCGCCCATAACTTAACGGAAACTTTGACTGATGTGACTGCTCACGCTGAAATGCAGGCTATTACTGCCGCAGCCTCTACTCTTGGCGGAAAATATCTGAATGAATGCACTCTTTATGTTACAGTAGAGCCTTGTGTTATGTGTGCGGGGGCGATTGCCTGGGCTCAGATGGGAAGGCTTGTGTTTGGTGCCGGAGATGAGAAACGTGGATATCAGCGTTATGCATCTCAGGCTTTGCATCCTAAGACAGTAGTTTTACAAGGTGTTTTAGCTGAAGACTGTGCGGCATTGATGAAAGATTTCTTTGCGGCAAAACGGCGTTGAGGCTGATATAAAAGATGATTTATTTGTCCTTTATAGAGTTTTTGTTGAATTCTCAATTTGCTTTTGAATAGAACTAAGTACAAATCGTCAAAAAAAACATGAATTTATCAAAAGTATTATCTCTTTGTTCTGTAATTCATTGTTATATAGTATATTAAATTTTTAAGTGAAAAATACTATTATATGGAATAGTATTACTTTATTAATGTGTACTTTTGTGTTATTAATGGTTGGGTAATAAAAAGAGATTTTTCATTAAGTTAAAAGTAGATGAACTTTTTTTATTACTTTCTATTTTGTGCATTTTGAGGGTGTAAAATAGCTTTTATGTCATTTAATTATATAAATAATTTGCAATATGTATAAGTTGATGCAGAAGGAAAATAAGAGTAGGACTATTACAAACTCTTTTGTTCAGAAGAAGGAAAAACACCAATATGACAAGGGGAATCTCTTGGAAATTGTAATGGAAGGAAAAAAAATGCAGGGGACATTACTAAATCAACTGAATGCGATGCAAAGAGTGAAGATAGATGTAGCCTTAACTGAGACTGAGTCTCAGAAGGATGGAATTTGTAATTTTAGGAAAGCCAAACCGAGATGTATTACTACTAAAGTTGCTCCTTCTCCCGGAAGTCTTGCGATAGTTGCAGGTGGAGGGTTTTGGGGATACACAGAGGATGAGTCTATTACACCTACTCTAAATGTGACTAGAGATGCTAAGGATCATTTGTGGAGGGCTAAATTAGTTCAGTTGCTAGGGAATTATTCGCTTCAGGCAACGTTATTGCCTGGTGTGACAGAAGTTACAGGACCCGGTGGAAATACTAATGCTGCAAATTGGAGAGCTCAAGTAGATGATTTGGAAAACCTTGGGGATACACCGACTAATGCTTGGTATATGGTGAAAGCGGTAGAGGAGCATGAAAAGATCCATGCTAATAGTTTGCTGCCTGCATTAATAGATGTGAGTGATAAAATAGAAAAGAAATTTAATGGACTGAATGTGCCAATGGCTGCACAAAATAAACAAACTGCACTATCGCAAATAAAAGGGCAAGCAGCTTATGTTAATGCAGTTCAAGATGCAAGGGATTTATGGGATGCTAAATATGTTGAATACATAGATAGAGATCACATGAATAGAACACCGGATGCTGAACATAAAATAGTTGATCCCATGATTAAACGTATTAAGGGGATAGCCAAGGCTAGGCAATGGTAACTTTGACTGTTTCCTAAGTTTCATTATTGTACCGAAGACTTTGTGTCCGAAAAAGGTAGTGGTAGTAAAGATATACTTGCCGATGACTATACCGTACTTATGAAGGTTTATAATAAATGTCGTTGAATTCTAATATAGTTCCTCTTTTTGATCTGTATTTCGTGTTTTATCCGTATATTTGACTACTTAACGGATCCTTAAAATGCATTATGTAATGGAATATCATCGTATATCTTTTATTCACAACGATACAGAGTATTCATTTATCAAAGCTATGAATGACAGATTAGTGGGATATGCCTTAATGTCTGCTTGTCGACTGGAAGTTCAAATTTATATGAAGGAGCATAATCTGAGAGGCAAATACATTCTTACCGGCATGGCAAAAATCTGATTATTCTTTAATTTCTTCAAAATCCACGTATTCTCCTTCATCTTTAGAGAAAAGTTTCTTGTGTTTTCTATGGATATCATTTCCAGAGGAAGTTGTTTCTCCGTTGGATTGCGAAGAATTATTCTGCTGTTGATCACCCGAGAAAGAATAACCTCCACCGGATTGATAACTTCCTCCGCCATTCTGGTAAGTACCTGAAGAACTACGGCGTTTCCCCAGTCCGAAAACAGTTCGGAGAACGGTGCCGATGATGCTGAGTCCGATGACCAGAATAACAACTATAATGATAAATAAAAATCCTAAGATGTGAAACATGGGCTAATCGTTTTTATATATTGTTCGTCTTACGAACGATAGTACAACAACCGTGCCAGAAGATTTGTTTAGAGCTTCTTTCTCACAAACCAGCACAGAATGATGTACCAGCCAATGACAGCTGCAAGTCCTACAAAGATGAGCAAAGGAATGCTGACTATCAAAAACAAATAACGGATTTTATTTTCTTCCCAAGAGAAATTCTTCAGTTTGAAGGCAAACATTGGGAATTCAGATACCAGTAACAGAGAGAATAATACGATGCAAATCAACAAACCATACAGGACTACTCCACCTTGTATCAGCCAATCATGGTATTGTGCCGCAGCTGCTGCCCAAAATAAGGTATTGGCAGGAGTATTCAGGCCGATGAATGAGCTGGTCTGGCGTTCGTCAATATTAAATTTAGCCAAACGCAATGCTGAAAATACAGCGATGAGGAAAGCAAAATAGGGAACATATTCTTGAAAACTGCTCATCCAGTAGGGATAAGTAGTTTCGCGCAATAAAGAGAATACAATTACTGAGGGTACTACTCCGAAGCTGACGTCATCTGCCAAAGAGTCCAATTCTTTTCCAATAGGAGAAGGAGCATTCAGCAACCGCGCTGACATTCCGTCGAAGAAGTCAAAAACAGCGCTGATAATAATGAAGATAAGAGCCCATTCATACTTGAACTCGAAAGCCATAACACATGCAATACAGCCTGAGAACAGATTCAGACATGTCAATGTATTGGGGATATGGCGGGTAATACAGTTAGGCATTGTTTAGTTATTTTAGTTTGGCTATCACAGTCTGGTTTCCTGTAGTGGTTTGTCCCATCTTTACGAACACTTCTGTACCCAACGGGAGATATACATCTACACGGGAACCGAATTTGATAAAGCCCATGTGTTCATCGATATAACAGTCTTCGCCGGGTTCGGCATAGGTGACGATGCGTCGTGCCATCGCTCCGGCAATCTGACGTGCCATTACTTCTACACCTTCGGGAGTTTCAATTACCACTGTAGAACGTTCGTTGTCCGTACTGGCTTTCGGTAACCAGGCTTTCATGAACTTCCCGTTATGATGGGCTACCTTCTTCACGGTTCCGTCTACCGGATACCAGTTAGCGTGTACATTGATAACACTCATAAAGATGGAAATCATGAGCCGACGATCGTGGAAGTATTCATTCTCATCCACTTCTTCTATGACTACTATTCTACCATCGGCAGGTGCCACCACAATCTTCTCGGTGTCTTCCTGGCCAAACAGGCGGATAGGGCATCGGAAAAAATTCACCAGCATTCCATACAGGACAATACTTACCACAGCTACGATATAGAATGGCAATTTGCATTCTAATCCAAAGTAGAGAGCGGAATTAACAACCAGTAGCAACAATAAACTGCCGGCCAGTGTATGTGTCCCCTCACGGTGAATTCGTATCTTTTTTAGTTTTTTTAGTCGACTCATGTAAGTTGTTTTATTCTTCGAATAGAAATTATCGGCAAAAATAGGCTTATTTTGAAAATCTAACAAGCATTTGGGGCGAGAAATGCAGATGTTGATAACTTTTAGGGAAATATTTTTGTTAGGTCTTATATACGTTGTACTTTTATGCTCTCAATTGAAAGGAGATATTTATGCAGGATTTTGTTCATTTGCACGTTCATACCCAGTACTCCCTCCTCGATGGTCAGGCCAGCGTAAGCGCGTTGGTGGACAAGGCTATGAAGGATGGAATGAAAGGGATAGCCGTGACTGACCACGGTAATATGTTCGGCATTAAAGAGTTCACAAATTACGTTAACAAGAAGAATGGCGGGCCGAAGGGAGAGATTAAAGATCTCAAAAAGCGGATAGCCGGTATTGAAAGTGGTGAGATAGCTTGCGAAGACAAAGACGCGGAACTTGCTGATTGTCGTGCGAAGCTTGCGGAAGCGGAAAATAAATTGTTCAAGCCGATAATCGGTTGTGAGATGTATGTGGCACGCCGCACCATGGATAAGAAAGAAGGTAAACCCGACCAGAGCGGTTGGCACTTGATTGTGTTGGCTAAGAATGAGAAAGGATACCATAATCTGATAAAATTGGTATCCAGAGCCTGGACAAAAGGATATTATATGCGTCCGCGTACAGACCGTAACGAACTGGAAAAGTATCATGAAGGATTGATCGTCTGTTCAGCTTGTATTGGTGGTGAGGTGCCTAAAAAGATACTTAACGACCAATTGGAAGATGCGGAAGAAGCCGTGCGTTGGTACAAAAATCTTTTTGGTGAAGATTATTATCTGGAGTTGCAACGTCATAAGGCAACCGTGCCCCGTGCCAATCACGAAGCTTATCCGCTACAGCAGAGGGCGAATGCCAAGCTGATAGAGTTTGCCAAAAAATACAATATCAAACTTATTTGCTCCAACGACGTTCATTTTGTAAACGAGGAACATGCTGAGGCACACGATCGTTTGATTTGTCTGAGTACGGGTAAAGATCTGGATGACCCTAAACGCATGCTTTATACCAAACAGGAGTGGATGAAGACAAAAGCTGAAATGAATGAATTATTTGCAGACATTCCCGAGGCTTTGTCCAATACGCTGGAAATCCTAAATAAGGTAGAATATTATTCAATCGATCATGCGCCTATCATGCCGACTTTTGCTATTCCTGAAGATTTCGGAACAGAAGAAGGGTATCGGCAAAAATATACTGAGAAGGATTTGTTTGATGAGTTCACTCAGGACGAAAATGGCAATGTGGTATTAAGTGAGGAGGATGCTAAGGCGAAAATCAAACGTTTAGGCGGATATGAAAAATTATATCGTATTAAACTAGAGGCAGACTATCTTGCCAAACTAACTTTTGACGGTGCTAAAGTCTTTTATGGTGACCCTTTGTCTGAAGAAGTAATGGAGCGATTGAAGTTTGAACTTCACATTATGAAGACAATGGGTTTCCCGGGATACTTCCTTATTGTACAGGACTTTATTGCTGCCGGGCGTAATATGGGTGTCTCGGTAGGTCCGGGACGTGGGTCAGCGGCCGGTTCGGCAGTAGCGTATTGCTTGCAGATTACAAAAATCGACCCCATTAAATATGACTTGCTGTTTGAGCGTTTCCTGAACCCCGACCGTATCTCCTTGCCTGATATCGATATCGACTTTGATGATGACGGACGTGGTGAAGTGCTTCGCTGGGTGACACAAAAGTACGGTCAGGAAAAAGTGGCGCATATTATCACATATGGTACGATGGCCACCAAACTTGCTATCAAGGACGTGGCCCGTGTGCAGAAACTTCCTCTGTCGGAGTCTGACCGTTTGGCCAAATTGGTTCCCGATAAGATACCTGATAAAAAGCTGAACCTGCGGAACGCTATTGATTATGTTCCTGAATTGCAGGCGGCTGAGGCTTCTCCCGATCCTTTGGTGCGTGATACGCTGAAATATGCCAAAATGCTGGAAGGTAACGTACGCGGTACGGGTGTGCATGCCTGCGGTACGATTATTTGTCGTGACGACATTACCGACTGGGTGCCTGTAAGTACGGCCGATGATAAAGAAACGGGTGAAAAGATGCTCGTTACTCAATATGAAGGTTCGGTAATTGAAGATACAGGCTTGATCAAGATGGACTTTCTGGGATTGAAAACATTGTCAATCATCAAGGAAGCCGTAGAGAATATTCGCCTGCACCGCAAGCTGGAGTTGAATATAGATAAAGTGCCTATTGACGATCCTGCTACTTATAAACTATATAGTGATGGACGTACGATTGGTACATTCCAGTTTGAGTCTGCCGGTATGCAGAAATATCTGCGTGAGTTGCAACCTTCTACTTTTGAAGACTTGATTGCAATGAATGCTCTCTATCGTCCGGGACCTATGGATTACATCCCGGATTTTATCGACCGTAAGCATGGGCGGAAACCGATTGAGTACGATATTCCTGTCATGGAGAAATACTTGAAGGATACGTATGGTATTACGGTATATCAGGAACAGGTGATGCTTTTGTCCCGTCTGTTGGCTGACTTCACTCGTGGTGAGTCCGATGCCTTGCGTAAAGCGATGGGTAAAAAGCTACGTGACAAACTGGATCACATGAAACCTAAGTTCGTTGAAGGCGGACGCAAGAACGGACATGATCCGAAAGTACTTGAAAAGATTTGGGGAGACTGGGAAAAGTTTGCATCCTATGCTTTTAACAAGTCTCATGCTACTTGCTATTCATGGGTAGCTTATCAGACGGCTTATCTGAAAGCTAATTACCCTGCCGAGTATATGGCAGCCGTAATGAGTCGAAGTTTGTCGAACATTACCGATATCACTAAGCTGATGGACGAATGTAAGGCTATGGGCATCAAAGTTCTTGGTCCGGATGTGAATGAGAGTAACTTGAAGTTCACCGTTAACCCGGAAGGAAATATACGTTTTGGCCTCGGTGCAGTGAAAGGTGTGGGCGAAGGTGCCGTGCTGAATATCATGGAAGAACGTGAGAAGAATGGTCCTTTCAAAGGTATATTCGACTTTGTGCAACGCGTCAATCTGACAGCTTGTAATAAGAAGAATCTGGAATGTCTGGCTCTGGCAGGAGGTTTCGATGAATTTCCGGAGTTGAAGCGCGAGCAATATTTTGCCGTGAACTCTAAGAATGAAGTTTTCTTGGAAACTTTGGTACGCTATGGTAACCGTTATCAGGCAGATCAGGCGGCTGCCGCCAACTCTTTGTTCGGTGGTGAGAATGTAGTTGACATAGCTACTCCTGAAATTCCTGAAGCTGAACGCTGGAGTGATCTGGATCGTCTGAACAGGGAACGTGATCTGGTGGGTATCTATCTTTCCGCTCATCCGCTGGATGAATATTCGGTTGTGTTGCAACATGTTTGCAATACGCGTATGGCTGAACTGGAAGACAAAGCGGCGCTTGCCGGTCGTGAAATAACGATGGGAGGAATTGTGACTTCCGTACGCCGGGGTATCAGTAAGAATGGTAATCCTTACGGCATTGCCAAGATTGAAGACTATTCCGGTTCGGCGGAACTTCCTTTCTTTGGTAATGACTGGGTAACCTATCAGGGGTATCTGGGTGAACGTACTTTCCTCTTTATAAAAGCGCGTTGCCAGCCTAAACAGTGGCGGCAGGATGAACTGGAAGTAAAGATTACCTCTATGGAATTGTTGCCGGATGTAAAGGAAAAGTTGATTTCCAAAATCACCATTCTGATACCGCTTTCCGTGCTGAACCAGGCTTTGGTTACAGAGCTTGCGGCGCTAATGAAAGGGAATCCCGGAACGACGGAACTTTATTTCAAAGTGAGTGATCCTGATAGTAAGACAGTGGTAGATATGATTTCCCGTCCAGTGAAACTTTCCGTAGGACGTGAGTTAATCTCTTATTTAAATGATCGTCCGGAACTGGAATTCCGGATAAATTAGTATCTTTGAACCGTCAACGGGATACCACAAAATGATGCCGGCTTGATACTTAATAATTAATACTTAATATTTAAAGAAATGGCTTTAGAAATTACAGACAGCAACTATAAGGAGATCCTTGCAGAGGGTAAGCCTGTAGTGATTGACTTTTGGGCCCCTTGGTGTGGTCCTTGTAAAATGGTAGGTCCTATCATTGAAGAATTGGCAGAGATGTACGAAG encodes the following:
- the dnaE gene encoding DNA polymerase III subunit alpha, producing MQDFVHLHVHTQYSLLDGQASVSALVDKAMKDGMKGIAVTDHGNMFGIKEFTNYVNKKNGGPKGEIKDLKKRIAGIESGEIACEDKDAELADCRAKLAEAENKLFKPIIGCEMYVARRTMDKKEGKPDQSGWHLIVLAKNEKGYHNLIKLVSRAWTKGYYMRPRTDRNELEKYHEGLIVCSACIGGEVPKKILNDQLEDAEEAVRWYKNLFGEDYYLELQRHKATVPRANHEAYPLQQRANAKLIEFAKKYNIKLICSNDVHFVNEEHAEAHDRLICLSTGKDLDDPKRMLYTKQEWMKTKAEMNELFADIPEALSNTLEILNKVEYYSIDHAPIMPTFAIPEDFGTEEGYRQKYTEKDLFDEFTQDENGNVVLSEEDAKAKIKRLGGYEKLYRIKLEADYLAKLTFDGAKVFYGDPLSEEVMERLKFELHIMKTMGFPGYFLIVQDFIAAGRNMGVSVGPGRGSAAGSAVAYCLQITKIDPIKYDLLFERFLNPDRISLPDIDIDFDDDGRGEVLRWVTQKYGQEKVAHIITYGTMATKLAIKDVARVQKLPLSESDRLAKLVPDKIPDKKLNLRNAIDYVPELQAAEASPDPLVRDTLKYAKMLEGNVRGTGVHACGTIICRDDITDWVPVSTADDKETGEKMLVTQYEGSVIEDTGLIKMDFLGLKTLSIIKEAVENIRLHRKLELNIDKVPIDDPATYKLYSDGRTIGTFQFESAGMQKYLRELQPSTFEDLIAMNALYRPGPMDYIPDFIDRKHGRKPIEYDIPVMEKYLKDTYGITVYQEQVMLLSRLLADFTRGESDALRKAMGKKLRDKLDHMKPKFVEGGRKNGHDPKVLEKIWGDWEKFASYAFNKSHATCYSWVAYQTAYLKANYPAEYMAAVMSRSLSNITDITKLMDECKAMGIKVLGPDVNESNLKFTVNPEGNIRFGLGAVKGVGEGAVLNIMEEREKNGPFKGIFDFVQRVNLTACNKKNLECLALAGGFDEFPELKREQYFAVNSKNEVFLETLVRYGNRYQADQAAAANSLFGGENVVDIATPEIPEAERWSDLDRLNRERDLVGIYLSAHPLDEYSVVLQHVCNTRMAELEDKAALAGREITMGGIVTSVRRGISKNGNPYGIAKIEDYSGSAELPFFGNDWVTYQGYLGERTFLFIKARCQPKQWRQDELEVKITSMELLPDVKEKLISKITILIPLSVLNQALVTELAALMKGNPGTTELYFKVSDPDSKTVVDMISRPVKLSVGRELISYLNDRPELEFRIN
- the pssA gene encoding CDP-diacylglycerol--serine O-phosphatidyltransferase yields the protein MPNCITRHIPNTLTCLNLFSGCIACVMAFEFKYEWALIFIIISAVFDFFDGMSARLLNAPSPIGKELDSLADDVSFGVVPSVIVFSLLRETTYPYWMSSFQEYVPYFAFLIAVFSALRLAKFNIDERQTSSFIGLNTPANTLFWAAAAAQYHDWLIQGGVVLYGLLICIVLFSLLLVSEFPMFAFKLKNFSWEENKIRYLFLIVSIPLLIFVGLAAVIGWYIILCWFVRKKL
- a CDS encoding phosphatidylserine decarboxylase family protein, whose amino-acid sequence is MSRLKKLKKIRIHREGTHTLAGSLLLLLVVNSALYFGLECKLPFYIVAVVSIVLYGMLVNFFRCPIRLFGQEDTEKIVVAPADGRIVVIEEVDENEYFHDRRLMISIFMSVINVHANWYPVDGTVKKVAHHNGKFMKAWLPKASTDNERSTVVIETPEGVEVMARQIAGAMARRIVTYAEPGEDCYIDEHMGFIKFGSRVDVYLPLGTEVFVKMGQTTTGNQTVIAKLK
- a CDS encoding YraN family protein translates to MAAHNALGKAGEDTAVAYLECNGYTICHRNWRKNRLELDIVAVKDGQLIVVEVKTRSNTEYIEPQDAVNWQKVRHIVVAADAYIKHFSIDAPVRFDIITVVGEANAFKIEHIKDAFYPPMF
- a CDS encoding DUF4834 family protein; this encodes MFHILGFLFIIIVVILVIGLSIIGTVLRTVFGLGKRRSSSGTYQNGGGSYQSGGGYSFSGDQQQNNSSQSNGETTSSGNDIHRKHKKLFSKDEGEYVDFEEIKE
- a CDS encoding nucleoside deaminase, which encodes MDDNYYMKQALIEARKASERGEVPVGAVVVCKDRIIARAHNLTETLTDVTAHAEMQAITAAASTLGGKYLNECTLYVTVEPCVMCAGAIAWAQMGRLVFGAGDEKRGYQRYASQALHPKTVVLQGVLAEDCAALMKDFFAAKRR